One window of the Coleofasciculus sp. FACHB-1120 genome contains the following:
- a CDS encoding alpha/beta hydrolase: MLQFQPPGFEQKAIETSLGSMVYYTAVEDSWLGQRQAELPPLIFLHGFGGGASAYEWSKVYPAFATTHRIFAPDLIGWGESAHPVRDYQISDYLKTLTEFIEKIAISRGEQSFTPVKVVASLLTAGFTIRLAIERPELFHSLFLVCPSGFADFGQDAGRRLPLQVIGTPLLDKLIYTLGATNEVAVRSFLERFLFTQPERLSEEIVEAYLASAQQPNGEYAALAFLRGDLYFDLALYIQQLTVPTFILWGEEAQFISVNLGKRLAALNSKAIRGFQPIVGTGVLPHLEQPEVVIGLLQGYLSAANC; this comes from the coding sequence ATGCTTCAGTTTCAACCGCCTGGTTTTGAGCAAAAAGCCATAGAAACCTCGCTGGGTTCGATGGTTTACTACACCGCAGTAGAGGACTCGTGGTTAGGGCAACGACAAGCTGAATTGCCACCGTTAATCTTCCTGCATGGCTTTGGTGGCGGAGCCTCTGCCTACGAGTGGTCGAAAGTGTACCCGGCTTTTGCGACGACTCACCGCATATTCGCCCCAGATTTAATTGGTTGGGGAGAGTCGGCTCATCCAGTCCGAGATTATCAAATTTCAGACTATTTGAAGACGCTGACGGAGTTTATTGAAAAAATTGCGATTTCTAGAGGAGAGCAAAGCTTTACCCCGGTAAAAGTTGTGGCATCTTTGCTGACGGCGGGTTTCACAATCCGTCTGGCTATTGAACGTCCGGAGTTATTCCATTCGCTGTTTTTAGTTTGTCCATCTGGGTTTGCCGATTTTGGGCAAGACGCTGGGCGCAGATTACCGCTTCAAGTAATTGGAACGCCGCTGTTAGACAAGCTAATTTATACGCTTGGGGCGACAAACGAAGTGGCGGTGCGGAGTTTTCTAGAACGGTTCCTATTTACTCAGCCAGAACGATTGTCTGAAGAGATAGTAGAGGCTTATTTGGCGTCAGCGCAGCAGCCGAATGGGGAATACGCGGCGCTGGCGTTTTTGCGGGGCGATCTTTATTTTGACCTCGCCCTGTATATCCAGCAATTGACGGTGCCGACTTTTATTCTGTGGGGTGAGGAGGCACAATTTATCAGTGTAAATCTAGGGAAGCGTTTGGCTGCACTGAATTCCAAAGCAATTCGCGGGTTTCAGCCAATTGTGGGAACGGGAGTGCTGCCTCATTTAGAGCAACCAGAAGTGGTGATTGGACTGCTTCAAGGTTATTTGTCAGCAGCGAATTGCTAA
- a CDS encoding HD family phosphohydrolase, which produces MKTLQSLTNQLAQWRQTYKPLRSLLPSRFFDSPAAIPAQGLGLGLSATLQNRRNRPRIVWVLAVVSLTGTMGERYYNAPKLAVGKIAPQTIRAPFDANVVDTLTTEEKRKAARTGAVPVLTIQQDVTEQVYEDLERSLRIAEDLRQRAGSFPIVSTTVLSPATQIDLRKCAEWEWRSILAAVDTDIQVNQSPSGSFPNANGQSNSSATPAVAELQAYYQVASPQEFSALIDTINKAREQYAKAAAAFLDSNPERRYDASLLDLSNETWEQTKTGIPQVAERMLTQGIPPGLPDSILQEALRVQMNLLVPPEAEPVATQLLLWGLRPNLTEDQEQTKQLAEQAAKAVELQIIPVRKDEVIVRGGATISQEDFVLLEYFQLSRRSLSWSGLLGFGILVTGAVATFWRVERRFHPQIRQRDHLLILLLTLSTPVLVSLGVRYTNLPAVGLLVGSFHGSALGVTVVGLLSGVLSISLPIAWDYLLAGAAGGIMMSVLAGKMRSREELAFLGVGVGLTQGTVYLIVHLILSTATGSIWYTVLQEAALCGFSGLAWSIVALGLSPYLEHVFDLVTPIRLAELANPNRPLLKRLAAQAPGTFQHTLFVSTLAEAAARELGCNVELVRAGTLYHDIGKMHDPLGFIENQMGGPNKHDEINDPWKSAEIIKKHVTEGMVMARRCRLPKAIQGFIPEHQGTMLIAYFYHQAQQIAEKDPTKIVREEDFRYDGPIPQSRETGVMMLADSCEAALRSLKDATPEQALSMINKILRARWQDSQLAESGLTREELSRIAEVFVQVWQQYNHQRIAYPKFTVNAEKGCKASV; this is translated from the coding sequence ATGAAGACGCTTCAGTCATTGACAAACCAGCTTGCTCAATGGCGGCAAACGTACAAGCCCCTTCGCAGTCTTTTACCATCCCGATTTTTTGATTCGCCTGCCGCTATACCGGCGCAAGGTCTAGGATTAGGTCTTAGTGCTACTCTTCAAAACCGCAGAAACCGTCCCCGGATTGTCTGGGTGCTGGCAGTGGTGTCCCTTACCGGAACGATGGGAGAACGCTACTACAATGCGCCGAAGCTTGCCGTAGGCAAGATAGCACCGCAGACGATTCGGGCACCGTTTGACGCTAATGTGGTAGATACTCTCACCACAGAAGAAAAACGGAAAGCAGCCCGCACAGGTGCCGTACCCGTCTTGACAATCCAGCAGGACGTAACTGAACAAGTTTACGAGGATTTGGAGCGATCGCTTCGTATTGCCGAAGACCTCCGACAACGAGCTGGTTCTTTTCCAATAGTTTCGACTACCGTATTGTCTCCTGCCACTCAGATTGACCTCCGCAAGTGCGCGGAGTGGGAGTGGCGCTCCATATTGGCAGCGGTTGACACCGACATTCAAGTAAATCAATCCCCGTCGGGTTCATTTCCAAATGCTAACGGTCAATCGAATAGTTCCGCAACACCTGCGGTCGCCGAACTCCAAGCTTACTATCAGGTTGCAAGCCCCCAAGAATTTTCAGCCCTGATTGACACCATCAACAAAGCCCGCGAACAATACGCCAAAGCTGCCGCCGCCTTCTTAGATAGCAATCCAGAAAGGCGCTACGATGCCTCTCTACTTGACTTGTCAAATGAAACTTGGGAGCAAACAAAAACCGGCATCCCCCAAGTTGCCGAACGGATGCTCACTCAAGGCATTCCCCCAGGCTTGCCCGACAGTATCTTGCAGGAAGCGTTACGAGTACAGATGAATTTGCTCGTTCCCCCGGAAGCTGAGCCGGTGGCAACCCAACTGTTGCTCTGGGGACTGCGCCCCAACTTAACAGAAGATCAAGAACAAACGAAACAACTGGCAGAACAGGCAGCAAAAGCGGTAGAACTGCAAATAATCCCAGTTCGGAAGGATGAGGTGATTGTCCGTGGCGGTGCAACCATCTCCCAAGAGGATTTTGTCCTGTTAGAGTATTTTCAATTAAGCCGCCGGAGCCTCAGTTGGTCTGGATTGCTTGGTTTTGGAATTCTGGTCACGGGTGCCGTAGCTACGTTCTGGCGGGTGGAACGGCGATTTCATCCTCAAATTCGGCAGCGAGATCACTTGCTGATATTGCTGCTGACTTTGAGTACCCCCGTATTAGTGAGTTTAGGTGTTCGCTATACGAATTTGCCAGCAGTTGGTTTATTAGTCGGCAGTTTTCACGGTTCTGCATTAGGTGTCACCGTGGTGGGACTGCTAAGTGGCGTGTTATCAATTAGCCTGCCTATCGCTTGGGATTATTTGCTGGCGGGTGCTGCGGGTGGAATCATGATGAGCGTACTGGCGGGGAAAATGCGATCGCGCGAAGAACTCGCTTTCCTTGGCGTTGGCGTCGGATTAACTCAAGGCACAGTCTACCTGATTGTGCATCTGATTCTCAGTACCGCAACGGGTTCAATTTGGTACACCGTACTCCAAGAAGCTGCCTTATGCGGTTTTTCCGGTTTAGCCTGGAGTATTGTGGCACTAGGTCTGAGTCCCTATCTAGAACACGTATTTGACTTGGTGACACCAATTCGTCTGGCAGAACTCGCAAACCCAAACCGTCCCTTGTTGAAACGTTTAGCCGCCCAAGCACCCGGAACTTTTCAACATACGCTGTTCGTTTCCACCCTAGCAGAAGCCGCAGCACGGGAACTGGGCTGTAATGTAGAACTCGTGAGAGCCGGTACTTTGTACCACGATATTGGGAAAATGCACGATCCATTGGGATTTATTGAAAATCAAATGGGCGGTCCTAACAAGCATGATGAAATTAACGACCCCTGGAAGAGTGCTGAGATTATCAAAAAACACGTGACTGAGGGCATGGTGATGGCGCGGCGATGCCGGTTGCCCAAAGCAATTCAGGGGTTTATCCCAGAACATCAGGGAACAATGTTGATTGCCTATTTTTATCACCAAGCGCAGCAGATAGCCGAGAAAGACCCGACTAAAATTGTGCGGGAGGAAGATTTCCGCTATGACGGGCCGATTCCCCAGTCGCGCGAAACAGGGGTAATGATGTTGGCAGATTCCTGTGAGGCAGCATTGCGATCGCTTAAAGATGCAACTCCAGAACAAGCCCTCTCCATGATTAACAAAATTCTCCGCGCCCGTTGGCAAGACAGCCAGTTAGCTGAGTCTGGTTTAACGCGAGAAGAATTATCCCGCATTGCTGAAGTTTTCGTCCAAGTCTGGCAACAATATAATCACCAACGCATTGCTTATCCCAAATTCACAGTTAACGCAGAAAAAGGATGTAAAGCATCCGTTTAA
- a CDS encoding ADP-ribosylglycohydrolase family protein, translating into MRYSLLNRFRGTLWGAALGDLDFTPLSKKQSQQPTSWGKMAVWGTESLIEQGKFDLADWRHLTEKFLELDANSANAPTPGAIIATLPIVLFSHEYKAKLRQNLEQVVSIWQDEPELRDGALAVGYAIAQCLREKLNRATLIPKTLAFLADSQTPLVQQLQQVQILLEENASLELARTQLCRNAQPQSTPIALSFYCFLSTLEDFRLSVARAARSGYQAPITCTITGALSGAYNSTVGIPAGWRLSWNQPRWGITSDSHLFQLADNLFAVWSGVYDASTAKQVQQMSAIAAPRVIQPR; encoded by the coding sequence ATGCGCTACTCTCTTTTAAATCGGTTTCGTGGCACCTTATGGGGGGCTGCATTGGGAGATTTAGATTTCACCCCTTTGAGTAAAAAACAGTCTCAGCAGCCTACGAGCTGGGGCAAAATGGCGGTTTGGGGAACAGAAAGCTTAATTGAGCAGGGTAAGTTTGATTTGGCAGATTGGCGTCACCTCACGGAAAAATTTTTAGAGTTAGACGCCAACAGTGCTAACGCGCCTACGCCAGGAGCCATTATTGCTACGCTGCCAATTGTGCTGTTCTCCCATGAATATAAAGCCAAACTGCGGCAAAATTTAGAACAAGTTGTCAGCATCTGGCAAGATGAGCCAGAGTTAAGAGATGGGGCGTTAGCAGTGGGATACGCGATCGCCCAATGCCTTCGAGAAAAACTCAATCGGGCGACTCTGATTCCCAAAACCCTTGCCTTCTTAGCAGATTCTCAGACGCCTCTGGTGCAACAATTACAGCAAGTCCAAATTTTATTAGAAGAAAATGCGAGCTTAGAATTGGCTCGTACTCAGCTATGTCGGAATGCCCAGCCTCAGAGTACCCCCATCGCTCTCAGTTTTTACTGCTTTCTGAGTACTCTAGAAGATTTTCGCCTGAGTGTCGCCCGCGCTGCCCGTAGCGGCTACCAAGCCCCCATTACCTGCACCATCACAGGTGCTTTGTCAGGAGCGTACAACAGTACAGTAGGCATTCCTGCGGGATGGCGGCTATCTTGGAATCAACCTAGGTGGGGAATCACCTCAGATTCCCACTTGTTTCAACTAGCAGACAATCTCTTCGCTGTCTGGTCTGGTGTTTATGATGCCTCAACAGCAAAGCAAGTCCAGCAAATGAGCGCGATCGCAGCGCCCCGTGTCATTCAACCGCGTTAA